In Nitrospiria bacterium, a single genomic region encodes these proteins:
- the hemL gene encoding glutamate-1-semialdehyde 2,1-aminomutase: MKTTRSTRLFQKALSYIPGGVNSPVRAFRSVEGKPLFINRAKGCKLIDEDGQEYIDYVLSWGPMILGHGHPTVTRALKKAIDHGTSFGAPTSKEVELAQRITQAFPSIEMVRMVNSGTEATLSALRLARACTKRDKILKFEGCYHGHGDSLLVKAGSGAATYGIPDSPGVPESLAQLTLTAPFNDLKTVQRLFEQEGSSIAAVIVEPVAGNMGVIPPAEGFLEGLRNLTREWGSLLIFDEVMTGFRVAFGGAQSLYHIRPDLTCLGKIIGGGLPVGAYGGRREIMEYVAPSGPVYQAGTLSGNPIAVTAGIETLKQLALKRNYRTLETRSKQLDKGLREAAKKAAIPIQLNRVGSMLSVFFTKEPVIDYRTARRSDTKAFNCFFWAMLSQGIYLPPSQFEAFFLSLAHSERAIEKTVNAAQKAFQSLRE, encoded by the coding sequence ATGAAAACAACGCGTTCCACACGTCTTTTTCAAAAAGCCCTAAGCTATATCCCTGGAGGAGTGAATAGCCCTGTCCGTGCTTTTCGTTCAGTGGAGGGAAAACCTCTGTTTATCAACCGGGCCAAGGGATGCAAACTCATTGATGAAGATGGCCAGGAATATATTGATTATGTCCTTTCATGGGGACCGATGATCTTGGGGCATGGGCACCCAACCGTTACCCGAGCTCTCAAAAAAGCCATTGATCACGGCACAAGCTTTGGCGCACCTACCTCTAAGGAGGTGGAGCTGGCCCAACGGATCACCCAAGCCTTCCCCTCCATTGAAATGGTCCGGATGGTCAACTCCGGAACGGAAGCTACCCTAAGTGCTTTGAGGCTGGCTCGGGCATGTACTAAACGGGATAAAATTTTAAAATTTGAGGGATGCTACCATGGCCATGGAGATAGTCTTTTAGTGAAGGCGGGCTCGGGAGCAGCCACATACGGAATCCCTGATAGCCCGGGAGTTCCGGAAAGCCTTGCTCAACTTACCCTCACCGCTCCTTTTAATGACCTAAAAACCGTGCAAAGACTTTTTGAGCAGGAAGGTTCATCCATTGCAGCGGTTATCGTAGAACCGGTAGCCGGTAACATGGGAGTGATTCCGCCAGCAGAAGGGTTTCTGGAAGGGTTGCGAAACCTCACCCGTGAGTGGGGAAGCCTATTAATCTTTGATGAGGTCATGACGGGGTTCCGGGTTGCTTTTGGAGGCGCACAATCCCTCTATCACATCCGGCCGGATCTTACTTGTCTGGGTAAAATCATTGGAGGAGGTCTTCCGGTAGGAGCCTATGGAGGACGACGGGAAATTATGGAATATGTGGCCCCTTCCGGGCCCGTCTACCAAGCCGGGACACTTTCAGGAAATCCCATTGCTGTTACAGCGGGAATCGAAACCCTCAAACAACTCGCACTGAAACGAAACTACCGCACCTTAGAGACTCGGTCTAAGCAACTGGACAAGGGACTGCGTGAAGCAGCAAAAAAAGCGGCTATTCCCATCCAATTAAACCGTGTCGGTTCCATGCTCTCTGTCTTTTTCACCAAAGAACCGGTGATTGACTACCGCACCGCAAGGCGTTCCGATACCAAGGCTTTTAACTGTTTTTTCTGGGCAATGCTTTCCCAAGGGATCTATTTACCACCCTCCCAATTTGAAGCCTTTTTTCTTTCACTTGCTCATTCGGAACGTGCGATTGAAAAAACCGTAAACGCCGCCCAAAAGGCTTTTCAATCTCTAAGAGAGTAG
- a CDS encoding D-sedoheptulose 7-phosphate isomerase, producing the protein MKERIQQNFQESIATKQSFLASHLDKIIEVTDKMVSVLERGGKVLFFGNGGSACDASHLAGELVNRFYLDRKGLAGLSLTTDMSVITSISNDYHYHEIFARQIESLGKEGDMAIAISTSGNSANVIRGVEMAKSMGLITVGFTGGNGGKLAPIADVAFIVPSKVTPRIQETHITLGHVICELVEERLCKPKT; encoded by the coding sequence GTGAAGGAAAGGATCCAACAAAATTTCCAGGAAAGTATCGCAACCAAACAAAGTTTTTTGGCTTCTCATTTAGATAAAATCATAGAGGTGACGGACAAAATGGTTTCTGTCTTGGAGAGAGGAGGAAAAGTCCTTTTTTTTGGAAACGGCGGGTCGGCTTGTGATGCATCTCATCTCGCAGGAGAATTAGTCAACCGTTTTTATCTCGACCGAAAGGGTTTAGCGGGACTTTCTCTTACAACCGATATGTCTGTTATCACCAGCATCAGTAACGACTACCACTATCATGAAATTTTTGCCCGGCAAATTGAATCTCTGGGAAAAGAAGGCGACATGGCCATCGCCATTAGTACCAGTGGAAATTCCGCAAACGTGATACGCGGGGTTGAAATGGCCAAGTCCATGGGGTTAATCACCGTGGGGTTTACGGGAGGAAACGGAGGAAAGCTGGCTCCCATAGCAGACGTGGCTTTTATCGTTCCCTCCAAAGTGACCCCTCGAATTCAGGAAACCCACATCACCCTGGGTCATGTCATCTGTGAACTGGTGGAGGAGAGGCTCTGCAAACCAAAAACATGA